The following coding sequences are from one Ruminococcus flavefaciens AE3010 window:
- the yfmF gene encoding EF-P 5-aminopentanol modification-associated protein YfmF has product MIYKRSELGEGIGFTSIVDEKFKSDVLVVYFLTESDEKTAALNNLGTGVLAVSNRKYPTYASLSEKLSELYGAGVGSIAKKKGDAQVLGLSASWLDDKYAIDGEDISGEMVSVVHDCLFAPNIADGAFDAESFAMVKKDLLDNISAEFNQKRGYAFTRAVQTAYRGEPAAIMEYGSREAVLSSTAEEAYQAYQELLRTAKIEIYLVSPQEDSKFADMFRESFAKLERAPKEVSIRNHSPLKAQVETVSEEYDVNQCKAVLNFKTDSDDKYALKMVSIILGELPFSKLFLNVREKLSLCYYCTSRSVSIKGSFFIDCGVEKKNIEKAKAEILAQLEEIKKGNISEMEIQGTLMALDNAILQVGDTPASYINWYADCFFDNDYYTPEEHYRRYCDVTKERMVEAAKSLKLDSIYLMLNKEVQE; this is encoded by the coding sequence ATGATATATAAAAGGTCAGAGCTTGGCGAGGGTATCGGATTTACGTCCATAGTTGACGAAAAATTCAAATCTGACGTGCTTGTGGTATATTTCCTTACCGAGTCAGACGAAAAGACTGCCGCTCTCAATAATCTCGGCACAGGTGTACTTGCGGTATCAAACAGAAAATACCCCACCTATGCTTCACTGAGCGAAAAGCTCTCTGAGCTCTACGGCGCGGGAGTTGGCTCTATCGCCAAGAAAAAGGGCGACGCACAGGTGCTGGGACTCAGCGCCTCATGGCTGGACGACAAATACGCTATCGACGGAGAGGATATCAGCGGTGAAATGGTGTCTGTGGTACACGACTGCCTGTTTGCTCCCAATATTGCCGACGGAGCATTTGACGCCGAATCCTTTGCAATGGTAAAGAAAGACCTTCTTGACAATATAAGCGCAGAGTTCAACCAGAAGCGCGGCTACGCCTTTACAAGAGCCGTTCAGACAGCCTACCGCGGCGAGCCTGCGGCAATAATGGAATACGGCTCACGGGAAGCAGTTCTCTCCTCTACCGCTGAGGAAGCCTATCAGGCGTATCAGGAGCTGCTGAGGACAGCCAAAATAGAGATATATCTCGTCTCACCTCAGGAGGACAGCAAGTTCGCGGATATGTTCCGTGAGAGCTTCGCAAAGCTTGAAAGAGCTCCCAAGGAGGTCAGCATACGCAACCACAGCCCTTTGAAAGCTCAGGTGGAGACAGTTTCCGAGGAATACGACGTGAACCAGTGCAAGGCTGTGCTGAACTTCAAGACCGATTCCGACGACAAGTACGCCCTGAAAATGGTCAGCATCATACTGGGAGAGCTCCCCTTTTCAAAGCTCTTCCTCAATGTGCGCGAAAAGCTTAGCCTGTGCTATTACTGCACCAGCCGCTCTGTGTCCATTAAGGGCTCATTCTTCATCGACTGCGGCGTAGAGAAGAAAAACATAGAAAAGGCAAAGGCTGAGATACTGGCTCAGCTTGAAGAGATAAAGAAGGGCAATATCTCCGAAATGGAGATACAGGGTACCCTTATGGCGCTTGACAACGCCATATTGCAGGTGGGCGACACTCCTGCCTCTTATATCAACTGGTATGCGGACTGCTTCTTCGACAACGACTACTACACCCCCGAGGAACACTACCGCAGATACTGCGATGTGACCAAGGAAAGAATGGTGGAAGCCGCAAAGTCGCTGAAGCTTGACAGCATCTACCTCATGCTCAACAAGGAGGTACAGGAATAA
- a CDS encoding RING finger protein produces MDYIGEICPVCSKSFTADDDIVVCPECGTPHHRECYKIENHCANIALHGTGEKWKRSVHQEKMYKVCPICRFPNRATDEKCQRCGSDLAEATSDPFEKAGGSGEQHHDPFSSYTQEELFDPLKYLGYDPDEDMGGASLKDVSDFIGPSTIYYVPKFKQMKESGARPSFNLFSLIFPSLFFANRKMWGWAILAAILGIIFNLPANLLMYIEEYPSDIALFINDNKNLIKTMNDVFMIADMGVRALCCLFANWLYFRFAMRSVKKLKHNGAGSTRIKSVGGVKPMNMVFIILIKYGIGMVLIMSFYFIFNMLTTINDFSTLCLW; encoded by the coding sequence ATGGATTATATCGGAGAGATATGTCCCGTTTGCAGCAAGAGCTTTACTGCTGATGACGATATAGTTGTGTGTCCCGAATGCGGCACGCCTCATCACAGAGAATGCTATAAAATAGAGAACCATTGCGCGAATATCGCTCTTCACGGGACAGGAGAGAAGTGGAAACGCAGTGTGCATCAGGAAAAGATGTACAAGGTTTGCCCCATATGCAGATTTCCCAACAGAGCTACGGACGAGAAGTGCCAGCGCTGCGGCAGCGACCTTGCCGAGGCTACCAGCGATCCCTTTGAGAAAGCAGGCGGGAGCGGCGAACAGCACCATGACCCTTTTTCATCATACACTCAGGAGGAACTTTTCGATCCTCTGAAATATCTCGGCTACGATCCCGATGAGGATATGGGCGGAGCGTCTTTAAAGGACGTTTCCGATTTCATAGGTCCCAGCACTATATATTACGTGCCTAAGTTCAAGCAGATGAAGGAGAGCGGAGCAAGACCCTCATTCAATCTGTTCAGTCTTATCTTCCCGTCGCTGTTCTTCGCAAACAGGAAGATGTGGGGCTGGGCGATACTTGCTGCCATTCTTGGGATAATCTTCAATCTTCCCGCAAATCTGCTTATGTATATCGAGGAGTATCCCAGTGATATAGCACTGTTCATAAATGATAACAAGAATCTTATCAAGACCATGAACGATGTCTTTATGATAGCCGATATGGGCGTGAGGGCTCTGTGCTGTCTCTTTGCCAACTGGCTGTATTTCAGGTTCGCCATGCGGTCTGTGAAAAAGCTGAAGCATAACGGAGCGGGAAGCACCCGCATAAAGTCCGTGGGCGGCGTAAAGCCCATGAATATGGTTTTTATCATACTGATAAAGTACGGTATCGGTATGGTCCTGATAATGTCGTTTTATTTTATCTTCAATATGCTGACTACCATAAACGATTTCAGCACGCTTTGTCTGTGGTAA
- a CDS encoding DUF1846 domain-containing protein has protein sequence MSFKIGFDNEKYLKMQSEHIRQRIAEFGDKLYLEFGGKLFDDFHASRVLPGFKPDSKLQMLLQLKDEAEIVIVINSDDIEKNKVRGDLGITYDVDVIRLLNVFTKIGLYVSSVVLTRYDNQPTADAFQKRLEALGVKVYHHYSIKGYPSNLKYIISDEGYGKNDYIETSRKLVVITAPGPGSGKMATCLSQLYHEHKRGLNAGYAKFETFPIWNLALRHPVNIAYEAATSDLNDVNMIDPFHLEAYGKTTVNYNRDVEIFPVLNAMFETILGESPYKSPTDMGVNMAGNCIIDDEAVCEAAKQEIIRRYYTGMCEYRKGLISEDEVMKLELLMKQASVTVEDRKVVSAALAKEKATEGPAAAMELPDGTVITGRTSNLLGAVSALLLNALKHFADIDDDILLMSPHVIEPIMALKVNHLGNSNPRMHTDETLIALSICANTDENAKKAMEQISKLRGCEVHSTVILSAVDERIFKRLGINLTCEPKYEA, from the coding sequence ATGAGTTTCAAAATTGGATTTGACAACGAAAAATACCTTAAAATGCAGTCTGAGCATATCAGGCAGCGTATCGCAGAGTTCGGCGACAAGCTCTATCTGGAGTTCGGTGGAAAGCTGTTTGACGACTTTCACGCTTCGAGAGTGCTCCCGGGATTCAAGCCCGACAGTAAGCTCCAGATGTTATTGCAGCTCAAGGACGAGGCGGAGATAGTAATTGTCATCAATTCCGACGATATCGAGAAGAACAAGGTAAGAGGCGACCTTGGCATCACATATGACGTGGACGTTATCCGTCTGCTCAATGTCTTCACCAAGATAGGTCTCTATGTCAGCAGCGTTGTCCTCACAAGATACGACAATCAGCCCACAGCCGACGCTTTCCAGAAGCGCCTTGAAGCTCTCGGCGTAAAGGTCTACCACCACTACAGCATAAAGGGCTATCCTTCCAACCTTAAATACATCATCAGCGATGAGGGCTACGGCAAGAACGACTACATCGAGACCTCACGCAAGCTCGTTGTCATTACCGCTCCGGGACCCGGAAGCGGCAAAATGGCTACCTGCCTCTCGCAGCTCTACCATGAGCACAAGAGGGGACTTAACGCAGGCTACGCCAAGTTCGAGACCTTTCCCATATGGAACCTTGCTCTCCGTCACCCCGTTAATATCGCCTATGAGGCTGCTACTTCCGACCTCAACGACGTTAATATGATAGACCCCTTCCACCTTGAAGCCTACGGCAAGACTACCGTTAACTACAACCGTGATGTGGAGATATTCCCCGTGCTCAACGCTATGTTCGAGACTATTCTCGGCGAATCTCCCTACAAGTCTCCTACGGATATGGGCGTTAATATGGCAGGCAACTGCATAATCGACGACGAGGCAGTCTGTGAGGCTGCAAAGCAGGAGATAATCCGCCGCTACTACACAGGCATGTGCGAGTACAGAAAGGGCCTTATCTCAGAAGACGAGGTAATGAAGCTGGAGCTCCTCATGAAGCAGGCAAGCGTTACAGTTGAGGACAGAAAGGTAGTATCCGCAGCTCTCGCAAAGGAAAAGGCTACTGAGGGACCTGCCGCTGCTATGGAGCTTCCCGACGGAACTGTCATCACAGGACGCACATCGAATCTTCTGGGCGCAGTATCGGCTCTGCTGCTGAATGCGCTGAAGCACTTTGCAGATATCGACGACGATATACTGCTCATGTCTCCTCACGTTATCGAGCCTATCATGGCGCTTAAAGTAAATCACCTTGGCAACAGCAACCCGAGAATGCATACGGACGAAACTCTCATCGCTCTGTCTATCTGTGCAAACACCGACGAGAACGCCAAAAAGGCTATGGAGCAGATATCCAAGCTCCGCGGCTGCGAGGTCCATTCTACAGTTATCCTCTCGGCAGTTGACGAGCGTATCTTCAAGAGACTGGGCATCAATCTCACCTGCGAGCCTAAGTACGAGGCATAG
- a CDS encoding type II secretion system protein — MKRNRKQGFTLIELIVVIAIIGVLSAILIPSIIGYVKKSKRTADISTAHTIYEGVLAVLADDEDIQDAFIKNNTNKGQVTISSAGSNTTYDLYVVCSKDGAANAGGNHAVWSNGSADALPFEDALNNLMGSGKCPVKYTKSDKGKPLNRWFICTRNNGIEDAEIWVGNGSNDTPMYRLWPNTQSDYN, encoded by the coding sequence ATGAAAAGAAACAGAAAACAAGGTTTTACCTTGATAGAGCTTATAGTTGTTATCGCCATCATCGGCGTACTGTCAGCTATACTCATTCCGTCCATCATCGGATATGTTAAGAAGTCCAAGCGCACCGCCGATATATCCACGGCACATACCATTTATGAGGGTGTACTTGCAGTTCTGGCAGACGATGAGGACATTCAGGACGCTTTTATAAAGAATAATACCAATAAGGGTCAGGTAACTATTTCAAGTGCAGGTTCAAACACCACCTATGATCTCTATGTGGTATGTTCCAAGGACGGTGCCGCAAATGCAGGCGGAAACCATGCTGTATGGTCAAACGGAAGCGCTGACGCCCTGCCGTTTGAAGACGCTCTTAACAATCTGATGGGTTCCGGAAAGTGTCCTGTAAAATACACTAAGTCTGATAAGGGAAAACCACTCAACCGCTGGTTTATCTGTACTCGCAACAACGGTATTGAGGACGCTGAGATCTGGGTAGGAAACGGAAGCAACGATACTCCTATGTACAGACTCTGGCCCAATACACAAAGCGATTATAATTAA
- the tyrS gene encoding tyrosine--tRNA ligase encodes MTTFEELKRRGLLAQLTDEKEIEELVNAGKATFYIGFDPTADSLHVGHFMALCLMKRLQMAGNKPIVLIGGGTAMIGDPSGKTDMRKMMTPETIQHNVDCFKKQMSRFIDFSEDKAIVVNNADWLMNLNYIEVLREVGAHFSVNRMLTAECYKQRLERGLSFLEFNYMIMQSYDFYQLFRKYGCNMQFGGDDQWSNMLGGTELIRRKLGKDAYAMTITLLLNSEGKKMGKTEKGAVWLDPEKTSPYDFFQYWRNVDDADVIKCLKMLTFVPVEQIEEMEKTMEGAQFNAAKELLAYELTKLVHGEEEAEKAKAAAKALFGGSGSNENMPVAEIDSADLTDGAIGLLTLLVKAELAPSVSEARRLVQQGGITVNDEKKTDPKEMIVLSGETIVRKGKKAFKKIVIK; translated from the coding sequence ATGACTACTTTTGAAGAACTCAAGCGCAGAGGACTCCTCGCGCAGCTAACAGACGAAAAGGAAATTGAGGAGCTTGTCAACGCAGGCAAGGCTACCTTCTACATCGGCTTTGACCCAACTGCCGATTCACTCCACGTTGGTCACTTCATGGCACTCTGCCTTATGAAGCGTCTCCAGATGGCAGGCAACAAGCCTATCGTACTCATCGGCGGCGGTACAGCCATGATAGGCGACCCCTCGGGCAAGACCGACATGCGCAAGATGATGACTCCCGAGACTATCCAGCACAACGTTGACTGCTTCAAGAAGCAGATGAGCCGCTTCATCGACTTCTCCGAGGACAAGGCTATCGTAGTCAACAATGCTGACTGGCTCATGAACCTGAACTACATAGAGGTGCTCCGCGAAGTAGGCGCTCATTTCAGTGTAAACCGCATGCTCACAGCCGAGTGCTACAAGCAGAGACTTGAGCGCGGACTCTCATTCCTTGAATTCAACTACATGATAATGCAGAGCTACGACTTCTACCAGCTCTTCCGGAAGTACGGCTGCAATATGCAGTTCGGCGGCGACGACCAGTGGAGCAACATGCTGGGCGGTACTGAGCTCATCAGAAGAAAGCTTGGCAAGGACGCTTACGCTATGACTATCACTCTGCTCCTCAACTCAGAGGGCAAGAAAATGGGCAAGACCGAAAAGGGCGCAGTATGGCTCGACCCCGAGAAGACCTCACCTTACGACTTCTTCCAGTACTGGAGAAACGTGGACGACGCAGACGTTATCAAGTGCCTGAAAATGCTCACATTCGTTCCCGTTGAGCAGATAGAGGAAATGGAAAAGACCATGGAGGGTGCTCAGTTCAACGCTGCCAAGGAGCTTCTTGCTTACGAGCTCACAAAGCTTGTCCACGGCGAGGAAGAGGCTGAAAAGGCTAAGGCAGCTGCAAAGGCACTCTTCGGCGGCAGCGGCTCAAACGAGAATATGCCTGTGGCTGAGATAGACTCCGCAGACCTTACAGACGGCGCTATCGGACTTCTCACACTTCTGGTAAAGGCTGAGCTGGCTCCCTCAGTGTCCGAGGCACGACGTCTTGTACAGCAGGGCGGCATCACAGTCAACGACGAAAAGAAGACCGACCCCAAGGAAATGATAGTCCTCAGTGGAGAGACGATCGTCCGCAAGGGAAAGAAAGCATTCAAGAAAATTGTTATAAAATAA
- the uvrA gene encoding excinuclease ABC subunit UvrA, with protein sequence MTDKIIIKGARANNLKNINLELPRDRLIVMTGLSGSGKSSLAFDTIYADGQRRYVESLSSYARMFLGQMEKPDVDSIEGLSPAISIDQKTTSKNPRSTVGTVTEIYDYLRLLYARIGVPHCPVCGRVISQQTIDQMVDTLMELPAGTKLQLLAPIVRNRKGQYAKELESARKSGFVRARVDGIMYELSEEIKLDKNKKHNIEIIVDRIVIKEGIESRITDSLETVFNLSGGLAIADVIDGEEILFSQNYACPEHNISIGELEPVMFSFNNPVGACPKCTGLGVFRHIDPDLIIPNKDLSIEEGAINASGWNSLDETSIAMMYYRAISKKYGVPIDVPVSKLKKEQLDLFLYGTGDETLELKRPASLGGGSYNSPFEGVVNNLERRYRETSSEWSKNEIEEYMSEVECPVCKGKRLRDEYLAVTVGDKNISDLTDLSVKDGLKFFGGLKLSEHDSFVGERIIKEINERLGFLRSVGLEYLTLSRAAGTLSGGESQRIRLATQIGSSLVGVLYILDEPSIGLHQRDNDKLIATLKRLRDLGNTLIVVEHDDDTMLAADYIVDIGPGAGIHGGEVVFAGTVDKLLKCKTSITGQYLSGKKKIEIPKKRRSGNGKFLTVRGASEHNLQNIDVSIPLGELVCVTGVSGSGKSSLVNEIIYKHLAAKLNRAKTRWGQFTEMEGLENLDKVICIDQSPIGRTPRSNPATYTGVFGDIRELFAKTPDAKAHGYSSGRFSFNVKGGRCEACEGDGIIKIEMHFLPDIYVPCEVCKGKRYNRETLDIHYKGKSIYDVLEMTVDEGVEFFEHIPKIAKKLKTLQEVGLGYIKIGQPATTLSGGEAQRVKLSTELSKRSTGNTIYILDEPTTGLHTADVHKLIDVLQRLTDQGNTVLVIEHNLNVIKVADHIIDLGPEGGDGGGTVVAQGTPEEVAQCEKSYTGQYLKPYLK encoded by the coding sequence ATGACCGATAAGATAATTATCAAGGGCGCAAGAGCCAACAACCTAAAGAATATCAATCTGGAGCTCCCCCGTGACCGACTTATCGTCATGACGGGACTTTCGGGCTCGGGCAAGTCCTCACTTGCCTTCGATACCATTTACGCCGACGGTCAGCGCCGCTACGTGGAGAGCCTTTCCTCCTACGCGAGAATGTTTCTCGGACAAATGGAAAAGCCCGATGTGGACAGCATTGAGGGACTTTCCCCTGCTATCTCCATTGACCAGAAGACCACCTCCAAGAACCCCCGTTCCACCGTGGGAACTGTCACCGAGATATACGACTATCTCCGTCTGCTCTACGCAAGGATAGGCGTTCCCCACTGTCCTGTCTGCGGCAGGGTCATCTCCCAGCAGACCATTGACCAGATGGTGGATACCCTTATGGAGCTTCCCGCGGGCACTAAATTACAGCTTCTTGCTCCCATAGTCCGCAACAGAAAGGGACAGTACGCAAAGGAGCTTGAAAGCGCAAGAAAATCGGGCTTTGTCCGTGCAAGAGTTGACGGCATCATGTACGAGCTCAGCGAGGAGATAAAGCTTGACAAGAACAAGAAGCACAACATCGAGATAATCGTTGACCGTATAGTCATAAAAGAGGGCATCGAGTCCCGAATCACCGACAGCCTTGAAACTGTGTTCAATCTCTCGGGGGGACTTGCCATTGCGGACGTCATTGACGGTGAGGAGATTCTTTTCTCCCAGAATTACGCCTGTCCCGAGCACAATATCAGCATCGGGGAGCTTGAACCAGTCATGTTCTCGTTCAATAACCCCGTGGGAGCCTGCCCCAAGTGTACGGGTCTGGGTGTGTTCAGGCACATCGACCCCGATCTCATTATCCCCAACAAAGACCTGTCTATCGAGGAGGGAGCCATAAACGCCTCGGGCTGGAACAGCCTCGACGAGACATCTATCGCTATGATGTACTACCGCGCTATCTCAAAGAAGTACGGCGTGCCCATTGATGTTCCCGTAAGCAAACTGAAAAAGGAACAGCTTGACCTTTTCCTCTACGGCACAGGCGACGAGACCTTGGAGCTGAAACGTCCTGCTTCACTGGGGGGCGGAAGCTACAACTCCCCATTTGAGGGCGTGGTCAATAACCTTGAACGCCGCTACAGGGAGACTTCAAGCGAGTGGTCAAAGAACGAGATAGAGGAGTATATGAGCGAGGTGGAGTGCCCCGTCTGCAAGGGCAAGCGTCTCCGCGACGAGTACCTTGCCGTAACCGTTGGTGACAAGAACATCAGCGACCTCACAGACCTTTCCGTAAAGGACGGGCTGAAATTCTTCGGCGGCTTGAAGCTCTCGGAGCATGACAGCTTCGTGGGTGAGCGCATAATCAAGGAGATAAATGAGCGCCTGGGCTTCCTGAGAAGCGTGGGACTTGAATACCTTACCCTGTCCCGTGCGGCAGGAACTCTCTCAGGCGGCGAAAGCCAGCGCATACGCCTTGCCACACAGATAGGCTCCTCACTGGTGGGAGTTCTCTATATCCTTGACGAGCCAAGCATAGGACTTCATCAGCGTGACAACGACAAGCTCATAGCTACCCTGAAAAGGCTCCGCGATTTAGGCAATACGCTCATAGTGGTGGAGCACGACGACGATACAATGCTTGCCGCTGATTACATCGTGGACATCGGCCCCGGTGCAGGTATCCACGGCGGCGAGGTAGTTTTCGCAGGCACAGTGGACAAGCTCCTCAAATGCAAGACCTCCATAACAGGTCAGTACCTCAGCGGCAAAAAGAAAATAGAGATACCAAAGAAGCGCCGAAGCGGCAATGGCAAATTCCTCACAGTCCGCGGAGCTTCCGAGCATAATCTGCAAAATATAGACGTTTCCATTCCCCTCGGGGAGCTTGTATGCGTTACGGGAGTGTCGGGCTCTGGCAAGTCCTCGCTGGTGAACGAGATAATCTACAAGCATCTTGCGGCAAAGCTTAACCGCGCAAAGACAAGGTGGGGACAGTTCACCGAGATGGAGGGGCTTGAAAATCTGGACAAGGTCATCTGCATAGACCAGTCCCCTATAGGACGCACTCCACGTTCAAACCCTGCGACTTATACGGGCGTATTCGGCGATATACGCGAGCTCTTCGCAAAAACTCCCGACGCAAAGGCTCACGGCTATTCAAGCGGACGGTTCTCCTTCAACGTAAAGGGCGGACGCTGCGAAGCCTGCGAGGGCGACGGCATAATCAAGATAGAGATGCACTTCCTGCCAGATATCTACGTGCCCTGCGAGGTCTGCAAGGGTAAGCGCTATAACCGCGAAACTCTGGATATCCACTACAAGGGCAAGTCCATTTACGACGTCCTTGAAATGACCGTGGACGAGGGCGTGGAGTTCTTCGAGCATATCCCCAAGATAGCCAAGAAGCTGAAAACCTTACAGGAGGTGGGGCTGGGCTACATCAAGATAGGTCAGCCTGCAACAACGCTCTCGGGCGGCGAGGCTCAGCGAGTGAAGCTGTCCACGGAGCTGTCAAAGCGCTCCACGGGCAATACTATTTATATATTAGACGAGCCCACAACGGGTCTCCATACAGCCGATGTACACAAGCTCATTGACGTGCTGCAAAGGCTGACAGACCAAGGAAATACAGTTCTCGTCATCGAGCACAACCTCAACGTCATCAAGGTCGCCGACCACATCATAGACTTAGGTCCCGAGGGCGGCGACGGCGGAGGAACTGTGGTGGCACAGGGTACTCCCGAGGAAGTGGCTCAGTGCGAAAAGTCCTACACGGGACAGTACCTGAAACCGTACCTCAAGTAA